Proteins from a genomic interval of Taeniopygia guttata chromosome 33, bTaeGut7.mat, whole genome shotgun sequence:
- the LOC140681248 gene encoding olfactory receptor 14C36-like, whose amino-acid sequence MSNSSSISHFLLLALADTRQLQLLHFCLFLGISLAALLGNGLIISAVACGHHLHTPMFFFLLNLALSDLGSICTTVPTALHNSLWDTSTISYTGCAAQVFLLIFFLGSEYFLLTIMCYDCYVSICKPLHYGTLLGSRACAHMAAAAWASAFLNALLHTASTFSLPLCHGNALGQFFCEIPQILKLTCAKSYLRELGLIAVTVSVGFGWFVFMVFSYVQIFRAVLRIPSEQGRHKAFSTCLPHLAVVSLFVSTVIFAYLKPPSISSPSLDLALSVLYSVVPPALNPLIYSLRNQELKAAVRRLMTGCFQGH is encoded by the coding sequence atgtccaacagcagctccatcagccacttcctcctgctggcactggcagacacgcggcagctgcagctcctgcacttctgcctcttcctgggcatctccctggctgccctcctgggcaacggcctcatcatcagcgccgtagcctgcggccaccacctgcacacgcccatgttcttcttcctgctcaacctggccctcagcgacctgggctccatctgcaccactgtccccacagccctgcacaattccctctgggacaccagcaccatctcctacacaggatgtgctgctcaggtttttctgcttatcttctttcttggatcagagtatttcctcctgaccatcatgtgctacgactgctacgtgtccatctgcaaacccctgcactacgggaccctcctgggcagcagagcttgtgcccacatggcagcagctgcctgggccagtgcctttctcaatgctctgctgcacacagccagtacattttccctgcccctgtgccatggcaatgccctgggccagttcttctgtgaaatcccacagatcctcaagctcaCCTGTGccaaatcctacctcagagAACTTGGACTCATTGCTGTTACTGTGTCTGTGGGATTTGGTTGGTTTGTGTTTAtggttttctcctatgtgcagattttcagggctgtgctgaggatcccctctgagcagggacggcacaaagccttttccacctgcctccctcacctggctgtggtctccCTGTTTGTCAGCACTGTAATATTTGCTTACCTGAAGcccccctccatctcctccccatccctggatctggccctgtcagttctgtactcggtggtgcctccagccctgaaccccctcatctacagcctgaggaaccaggagctcaaggctgcagtaAGGAGAttgatgactggatgctttcagggaCATTAA